In the Flavobacterium sp. 90 genome, AATATTGAAAGATATAATGCGCGACAACCAATCGATCATTAAAAATGGCATTAATATTTTCGTTTACGTTTTTTGAATTCCGAAGCGTATTAAAATTTCCCAATAAAATAATAAGCATGACAACAAGCAAAATATAAGCAGCCTTGGTTTTATTGCTGTATTTTTTTAAATCTTTCATAATGTGGTATTTTAATTGATTAAGAAAGCTGATTTATAAGATCTATTTTGCTTTTATTTTGCGAGTATTCCAATATTTAGTGTCTTTTCAATATTTTTTATGGAAGCAATTGGCGCGATTTTTATGGTTTTCTTTCCTTTTTGAACATAAAAATAATAAATGCTATTGGTACTAATAAGGTAAATTTGCTCAGATTCACCACTATTATAATTTAAAGTATAATTATATTTTACTTTGTTTTCTCTAATACGATGTATAGTATCATAGCCACCAGCAAATCCAGTTCCTATGAAAAATGATAATAAAATGACAGCAAACATTTTGAAAGAAGCAAAAAGGTAATGATTTTTAAGTTCTTCTTCTGAGAATTCTTTTGTAGATTTTAATTCAAACACTTTTTGAAGTGTCTTATTGTTCTTGTATTTTTGGAAGATTTGCGGCAAATAATAATGAAACGCAAAAAGGGATATTATAAATAGTAGTGTTATAGGATTTGAAGTAAACTCAGCAATTGGACTAATCAAAATATCCATGATTGTGGAGTATTTCAGGATATTTATTCCTAATTGATAATAAAAGATGCTCTCTTTGAGTATTCCTAATATTACAAGATAAATGTAACCTAGCGGAAGTAGTTTTTGTAGTTCCTCTGAATATTTCATTAAATGGTTTGTTTTTGGCAACTACTAAAATAGTACTTTTTTATTACAAATATTCAATAAAGGAATCTATATGTTTTTAATAAATTTGCCATTTTCAAAAAGACATTCTTTCTTTTCTCCGTTTTTATCGATTGAAAAAAGCGTTCCATTTTTTTTATTATTATTATTGTAAGGACAACTGTAAATTAAAACTCCATCTTTCAATTCTTCTTCGAGTTTTTTATTTCCGTTTTTTTCGTAATAAGTTGTCGACATTATTTTGTGGTCAAAATACCTAACTTTCTTTTTAATTTGAGAGCTTTTCTCATAGTAATAATCTTCATCCAAAACTATGACTTCTTTTCCATTAGCATAAACAGAGGTTTTGTATAAAATTCCATCAACAAATTCAATTTCAGAAACTAAATGAGTTTTGTGCTTAAAGTTTTGAACTTTACCCGTAAAAAGTTTATTGTCTTGTAATTTATACACTAAACTGTCTTTTGTATAAATATCATTTTTAGTTAATATTTCCTGAGAATAAATGTTCAAACTGAATACTGTAAGCAGCAACCAAAGATATTTTTTCATTTGTAATTTATTTAATGGATTATAATTAGTTTGATTTATTTTGATGAATTAATGTCATCGTTTGCTTGTTTACAATTTCAGCAGCTTGAGTTAGATATCGGGGATTTATACATTCGCCATAACTGATATAAACGATATGATCGTCGTCATCGAGGTTTTGGTTTCTCTTTTCCGCTTCCAGATAACTGTCCATTCCCATCGTTAATATAACAGGAGTTTCTTCGTAATAAAGCCGTGTCGCAATACCTATTAAACGGGCTTCGCCCATTTGTTGTATTTCTTTATCCTCGTATCTCAAAAGCTCCATACAATACATAAGAGAACAGAGTTTTATCTCTTTCCATTTTGGATTTTTTTCTAAAAACTCAGAACCTTGATTTAAGTTTTCAAAACATTTTGTATAAAGTTGTGCCGAGATTGAATTGTCTATAGTTCCTTCATCTTCAACGATATTTTGACTTTGAATTTGGACAGAAAAATAAAGTGATACAATTAGAATGAGTTTTTGAAACATAATCGTTTTATTTTGGAATATAATTCCCTAAAGATATTAGTTTTTTCTAATTTAAATTTTTCACCTTCCTTATAGCCAATAGGGAATTTTGGACTTTTAATGCCAAATGGTCCCGCGTGATCCTCATTATAATATAATTCTTCATCGTCATCACTATATCTTCCGGCACATAGAAGATTAAAAGTTGTAGTTTTTCTACTTGATTTCAGAACATTTATATCAATCCAAATCGGAACTTTATTCTTCCGATAAAGCAAATCAATTACTTCAATATCGGTTAAATTTAATTTTATAATTCCTTCGTCTTCGGGGTAAATATCAAACTTAACATTATCATCATGTTTTGGGACAGTAAAGATAACATTGTATCTAAAATTAGGTTTCAGTTTATCTGAAACGTAACGTTCAGCAAAATCAAGCGCTATAAAACTGGCATTTTTTAAACGGAATGAGAACTCTTGTTTTATCATTTCTTATTCTAATAATTAGAAATTCTATAATTGAAGATTGTCTAAAATATTTTTTATTGAACTCTTGATAAGTCTAATATTTTTGAATTTACAGTTTCAACTAAAATTGATTCAATTTGTTCTTGTATCTCGGGAAATTTACTTGTCTTCTTTAAAGAAACAATTATTGGTTTTATTTCATTATTAAAAATTTCAACCGTCAAATTATCAGATTTTGATTCCCCAAATCTTAAATATTGAAAAACATTACTCAGTCTATTTTCATTATTAGATTCTAGAGCTTCTTTAATTGCAGAAATTCTGTTCCATTTTTTACCATTTTCTTTCCACCACTTTTTAGCGTTTAATGAAATGTTTTTTCTGTATTGCGCAGTTCTCTCTTCGATGGTTTTATTTTTCCAATCTAATTCATAACTGCCTTTTTTGATATAATCATTATAGTTTTCTTCTGAAAGCTTCATTAATGTTTCATCAGTTACATCAATGTTTTTATAACCAAAATCTTGAAACGTTAGATCTTCAAGCAACCAACCTGATCGTATGGAAATCCAGTCTATATTATACGGTAAATACTCTCCGCGACCATAAAATGTTGTAGTTCCTGGGTAAATTAGGTCAGCAGTGCCGGTTAATTTTGAAAAAGTAGTATCTTTTAACAGTTTAATTAATTCAGGAATAATATCCTTTTGGTAATTTTCTAGTTCTTTTTTAGCTGGAGATACATTTCCGTAAAATGAGTTTTTCTTAAATTCTGCAAATAAACTATCTATTTTAACTGAATTGATTTTTTGAGCATTAACGCTTAGAAAGATTGAAGTAAAAACCAAAGTGAAATAAAATTTAATTTTCATAATTTTTTAAGGTTAATCATTAAAAAAAATAAGTTTCTCATTTTGCTAATTTCTCTTGAATAATTATTAAATAAAAATATTTTGTCATTACTATAGTTTTAATTATTTTTTAGTTTGTAGTTCTTTTTGCCATCAATAAAAATATTACGAAAACAATATTCAATATCGGAATAAAGTTGAAAAGGAAAAAAGTAGGTTTTGCATTCAAATCTCGTAATCTTCTCGATGTTACAGCTTGCATTGGAACAAATGTTATTAAAAGAATGAGGCAACTATAAAAAATATTTAGAATCCTTTCGTTGTCTAAACTTACATTACTGTATAAATACAGAGCAAAGTACCCCATTAAAACATTAATTAAACAATAAATTCCATATTCGATTCTTCCCGATTTACTGGAAAAAGAAGAATAGAAAAATATTAAATTTTTTAAATTAATCATTAGTAAATTTTTAAAATGCCGACATTTCAATTCTAGTTTTATATTTCTTTTTTTCTATAACCCAGATAACCTCATAACCTCCCGCACCATCACTATTTGAAGATTGGATGTATAAGATATCATTTATTTTATCGTAATTTATTTTAGAGTCGGATAAACTTGGTTCGTATAGATTTCTTAAAGCCTCATTTGGTATTTTGACTTTTATATTATTTATTTGAACTTCTATACTTTTATATTGTCTTTTAGGGATTTCTCCATCTGTTCCTAAAAAATCTAAATCATCAATTTTTTTAAGGATATCTGAATCCTCTTTTAGAAATTGTAATTTATGCTTCTCTTTAATAAAAGGACTTTCAGATATTTTTACTTTTACATTTGCATTATCAAATAAAACTTCTTTGACTTGATTTAATTTTAAAGGGATATTTATAAAATCGCTTATGAATTTAATTTTGCCTTTATAAATATATCCGTTTAATTCTTTTCCGTTTTTTTTATAATCAATATTAGCCCAATTTCCTTTAGGTTCGAAATAGTAAATTATAAATCCATTTTTGAGTTTATCAATAATATTATTGCCTATTTCTCCTGAACTTCGGACATTAACATAACCATCAGAATGCTTAACAATTGCAAATTGCGAATAGGAAAAGCTTAGGTTTAGTAAAAACAGAATACATAAAACGTTTTTCATAAAGGCTTTAGTTTAGTCCAAAATAACTTCCTTACAATCCGGCTGATTAAAAAAAAGAAAATTAATAAATAAGAATAATAGTCAAAATTGCCACCAATAAAATTCAGCCTTTACTTAAATTCTACTTAAAAAATTAATTGTCGATTCAGTTCCCGTTAATTTGCAATTTTCTTCATAACTCAAGCTTGGTTCAATTCCAAATTCTCTCATTATTTCGTTTTTTAAATTTTCATTTTTGGGATTTCTTAAATCAAACTCTGTTTTAAAGTATGGATCTTTATTAAAATCAAAAACATTGTTATTTCTGATAGTTTCAACAATATTAATTTTGTCATAATTGGTACTAAATCCACATGAATAATATCCATATGGATTTCGCATATGTCGAGAATAGGTGTCTTCAGGAAGAAATGGATTTTCTCCGTTTATATATTTATTAAATTTTGAGACAGGTATTTCTTTATGAATAAACCCCCATTGAAAAAAAACATTAGTACTACCAGATTTAATAACTTTTCCATAAGAAATAGGATACTCAAATTCATTTTCTTCTAATTTTTTATGACCAATGATTTCATATTCGCCATAATAAAGATGATTGTCCATCATATAGTCTGAAGGTAAAGCGTCAAGATTTTCAAGTAAGTCTGTGTTAATATATTTGTTTTCTGAAATAAATGGATACATCTTTATTAAGACCGGAGTTCCCATCAGATAACTTAAGCCATGATCCTTTTCTAGTACATTAGCTTTTCTAAATTTATTAATTTCAAGTAATACTCTTCCAAAGCCGTAGTTTTTTCTGTCAATTTTAAAGGCAAAGAAATCACCTGATTTAAATTTTATATTTTTCTTTTTTGCACTTTTAAAATTATTTATTGCTTGAAGATGATTCTCATCTGAATCTTTTATAAAATTGTCGATCCAAAACTTAAGTTTTTTTTCAGTTTTTTGATTGTTGTTTTCCCAACGACTATTAAAAAAAGAGGTTTTTGTAGTATGATTTCCAATAATAAGATCACCATGTCGATCTAGATACAAATAGACACCAATTGGTGTTTTTGTTTCCAAAACAGCAGCAGTTAGTTTTTTTTCTTTCCCTTTAGCGGTTTTCGGACGTATAAATTCTCGATTTATTGTTTCTTCATTATATTGACGTTCTGTATATCGATTTTCTGTCGATGTTATATGTTTTTTGATAGTATTTTTTTCAAAATATAAAATGCTAGGTTCACGATAAGTATCACCGTTTAGGACAATCTTTTCCCAATTTGGCTCTACTTTTTCAAGTCCAAAATATTCGCGTTCCGTATTTGTTAATTCAAAATTCATATATTCTTTTTTTAACTATTTTATATATTAGTAAAGAAACTAAATATATTCAAATTTACTCCAAAACAACTTCCTCAGAATCCGGTTCGTTTTTAAAAAACGCAAATTGCATTAGTAAAGCAAGAACAATAGTTAACATTGCGCCAATAAAATTCAGCCATAAATAACCTAGTTTTTCTTCTTTGTAAATCATGAAATAATAGATTACAAAAATGGTTGTCTGACTTATAATTGCGCTACAAAACATGGCTTTTGCTTTTACGCGACGCAGGTAAAATCCAACAAGGAAGATTCCTAAAACGGTTCCGTAGAAAATTGATCCAATAATATTTACTAACTGAATTAAATTTTCGAATAAAGTTCCAACGCAAGCAAAAAGTATCGCTACAACTCCCCAGAATAGAGTGAAGAATTTAGTCGCATTTAGATAATGTTTCTCTGATTTTTCGGTTTTTAAATTTCGTTTATAAATGTCAATTGCCGTTGTAGAAGCAAGAGCATTTAATCCCGAAGCCGTTGACGACATTGCTGCAGAAAGAATTACTGCCAATAATAAACCTATAAGTCCTTTTGGCAAATAATGCAGAATGAAGTGAAAGAATACATAATCTTTATCATTTGTTTCGCTCGTACTATCTGCTTTTAGAATAATTTCTTTGGCACGATCGCGCAAATCTTTTTCTTTATTGGATAAAGTAACCAATTCCTTTCGCAAAATCGGATTGTCAAAATCCTGATTCAGCTGATCGATATACAATAAGTTAATTACTTTTTTATCTTCTGAAAGTGTGCTTAATTTCTTTTCTAAAGCGTGATATTCTTCTTTATAAGCCGATTTTTCAATGACAATTTTATTATTCGGATTGAAATTTAAAGGAACTGGATTGAATTGAAAAAACACAAAAACCATAACTCCGGTTAACAGAATAAAGAATTGCATTGGCACTTTTAAAAGTCCGTTCATGATTAATCCCATTTGGCTTTCACGAACTGATTTTCCGGATAAATAACGACCAACTTGCGATTGATCTGTTCCAAAATAGGCGAGGGCAAGGAAAAAACCTCCCGTGATTCCACTCCAGAAAGTGTATTTTTCTTCGGGATTAAAAGAGAAATCTACGATGTTCATTTTATCATTTGCGCCCGCAATATGCAATGCGCTGGTAAAAGTCATATCGTTTGGTAAGTAGTGCAAAATCAGAAAAAACGTGATAAACATTCCTGACATAATCACAAACATTTGTTGCTTTTGCGTTACGTTTACGGCTTTTGTTCCTCCAGAAAAGGTGTATATAATTACTAGAACACCAATCATAACGTTCATTAAGGTTAAATTCCAGCCTAAAAGAGCTGATAAAATAATAGCTGGTGCATAAATGGTTAAACCTGTTCCTAAACCTCTTTGCACCAAAAATAATATCGCTGCGAGTGAACGTGTTTTCAAATCGAATCGTTTTTCCAGAAATTCGTATGCTGTAAAAACTTTATTTTTATGATATAATGGTATAAATGTCAGGCAAATAACAATCATAGCAATTGGCAATCCAAAATAGAATTGCACAAAACCCATACCGTCGTGATACGCTTGTCCAGGAGTAGAAAGAAATGTAATTGCGCTGGCTTGTGTCGCCATTACCGAAAGTCCTACGGTGTACCAAGGCGTTTCGTTGTTGCCAAGGATAAAATCTTCGACATTTTTACTTCCTTTGGTTTTCCAGGAACCGTACCCAACAATAAATAAAAGTGTAACAATAAGTACGATCCAATCAAATAGTTGCATATGTTATGAGTATAATTGCATGATTAAGAAAAAAATCAAAATGTAAATCGCATTGGCTACCAAAACATAAGTGTAGCTTTTTTTCCATTTTTTTACTTTTTTAGCTTCCATTGTGAATGTTTTATTTCTTTAATTCTGGTTTTGGAGCTTCTATGGGCTGCTTTAAGGAAATCATGTTAGACAATAGTCTATAGGCACCTGCAACTCCTTCCGGTAATTCTCTAAAAAAGCTTAAACCGGTGTAAATATAGTATCCTTTTCCATATGGAGCGACCAATAATGCCCCATCTTTTGCAGATTCTCCTTTGTCGTGCGACGATAGAATAGGAGTGAAGGCAGCATCGTATTGATCTGGATAATACAAACCTTGTTCTTGTTTCCAGCCTTCAAAATCTTTAGAACTGATTTTATTTGGCACATTTAGAATTGGATGATTTGGTGCCAGAAAAGTAACTTTTGCATTTTCTTCGGTTACACGATCATTAGAGATTTTTAATGAAT is a window encoding:
- a CDS encoding immunity 26/phosphotriesterase HocA family protein, whose translation is MNFELTNTEREYFGLEKVEPNWEKIVLNGDTYREPSILYFEKNTIKKHITSTENRYTERQYNEETINREFIRPKTAKGKEKKLTAAVLETKTPIGVYLYLDRHGDLIIGNHTTKTSFFNSRWENNNQKTEKKLKFWIDNFIKDSDENHLQAINNFKSAKKKNIKFKSGDFFAFKIDRKNYGFGRVLLEINKFRKANVLEKDHGLSYLMGTPVLIKMYPFISENKYINTDLLENLDALPSDYMMDNHLYYGEYEIIGHKKLEENEFEYPISYGKVIKSGSTNVFFQWGFIHKEIPVSKFNKYINGENPFLPEDTYSRHMRNPYGYYSCGFSTNYDKINIVETIRNNNVFDFNKDPYFKTEFDLRNPKNENLKNEIMREFGIEPSLSYEENCKLTGTESTINFLSRI
- a CDS encoding sodium:solute symporter, producing the protein MQLFDWIVLIVTLLFIVGYGSWKTKGSKNVEDFILGNNETPWYTVGLSVMATQASAITFLSTPGQAYHDGMGFVQFYFGLPIAMIVICLTFIPLYHKNKVFTAYEFLEKRFDLKTRSLAAILFLVQRGLGTGLTIYAPAIILSALLGWNLTLMNVMIGVLVIIYTFSGGTKAVNVTQKQQMFVIMSGMFITFFLILHYLPNDMTFTSALHIAGANDKMNIVDFSFNPEEKYTFWSGITGGFFLALAYFGTDQSQVGRYLSGKSVRESQMGLIMNGLLKVPMQFFILLTGVMVFVFFQFNPVPLNFNPNNKIVIEKSAYKEEYHALEKKLSTLSEDKKVINLLYIDQLNQDFDNPILRKELVTLSNKEKDLRDRAKEIILKADSTSETNDKDYVFFHFILHYLPKGLIGLLLAVILSAAMSSTASGLNALASTTAIDIYKRNLKTEKSEKHYLNATKFFTLFWGVVAILFACVGTLFENLIQLVNIIGSIFYGTVLGIFLVGFYLRRVKAKAMFCSAIISQTTIFVIYYFMIYKEEKLGYLWLNFIGAMLTIVLALLMQFAFFKNEPDSEEVVLE